From the genome of Vicia villosa cultivar HV-30 ecotype Madison, WI linkage group LG2, Vvil1.0, whole genome shotgun sequence, one region includes:
- the LOC131652884 gene encoding probable galacturonosyltransferase 9, with translation MAVSSRGTRGGSNLRGFFSYRIFISAMFSLLFIATLSVLFTTNPSTENDNSDLPTTGNAYVHRTFLALKSDPLRTRVDLIHQQAKDHISLVNAYAAYARKLKLDISRQLKMFDELAGNFSDISLKPTYRASLFESDGPIDEDVLRQFEKEVKDRVKIARMMIVEAKENYDTQLKIQKLKDTIFAVNESLAKAKKNGALASLISAKSVPKSLHCLAMRLMGEKISNPEKYRDENPRPEFEDPSLYHYAIFSDNVIAVSVVVRSVVKNAAEPWKHVFHVVTNRMNVAAMKVWFKMRPVEGGAFLEIKSVEEFTFLNSSYVPVLRQVESAKIHQHYIENQADKVANDARDSKLRNAKYLSMLDYLQFYLPEMYPKLRTILLLDDDVVVQKDLTGLWKIDLEGKVNGAVEICFGSFHRYSQYVNFSHPLIKETFNPKACAWTYGMNIFDLDAWRREKCTEHYHYWQNKNEDQSIWKSGTSGTLPPGLITFYSTTKSLDKSWHVLGLGYNPSISMDEINNAAVIHYNGNMKPWLDIALNQYKNLWTKYVDSDMEFVQMCNFGL, from the exons ATGGCGGTTTCTTCCAGAGGAACCAGAGGTGGATCTAACCTCCGTGGCTTCTTCTCTTACCGGATCTTTATCTCTGCTATGTTCTCTCTCCTCTTCATTGCAACTCTCTCAGTTCTCTTCACCACAAATCCATCCACCGAGAATGATAACTCT GATCTTCCTACTACTGGTAATGCATATGTGCATAGAACATTTTTGGCATTGAAATCTGACCCTCTTAGGACAAGAGTTGATTTGATACATCAACAAGCTAAGGATCATATTTCATTAGTGAATGCTTATGCTGCTTATGCTAGGAAGCTTAAGCTTGATATTTCTAGGCAATTGAAGATGTTTGATGAATTGGCTGGGAATTTTTCGGATATTTCTTTGAAACCGACTTATAGAGCGTCGTTGTTTGAGTCGGATGGTCCGATTGATGAGGATGTGTTGAGGCAGTTTGAGAAGGAGGTTAAGGATAGAGTGAAGATTGCAAGGATGATGATTGTTGAGGCGAAGGAGAATTATGATACTCAGTTAAAGATTCAGAAGTTGAAGGATACTATATTTGCTGTTAATGAGTCGCTTGCTAAGGCAAAGAAGAATGGGGCGTTGGCGAGCTTGATTTCTGCGAAATCAGTTCCTAAGAGTTTGCATTGTTTGGCGATGAGGCTGATGGGTGAGAAGATTTCGAATCCGGAGAAGTATAGAGATGAGAATCCTAGGCCGGAGTTTGAAGATCCAAGTTTGTATCATTATGCAATATTCTCCGACAACGTGATTGCTGTGTCGGTGGTGGTGAGATCTGTTGTCAAGAATGCAGCTGAGCCATGGAAGCATGTTTTTCATGTTGTTACAAACAGGATGAACGTTGCTGCAATGAAGGTCTGGTTTAAAATGAGGCCAGTTGAAGGGGGTGCATTTTTAGAGATAAAGTCGGTAGAAGAATTCACGTTTTTAAATTCATCGTATGTACCGGTGTTGAGGCAAGTTGAGTCAGCAAAAATACATCAGCACTACATTGAGAATCAAGCTGATAAGGTAGCAAATGATGCACGCGACTCGAAACTTAGAAACGCCAAGTACTTGTCGATGTTGGATTACCTTCAGTTTTATTTGCCAGAGATGTACCCTAAATTGCGCACTATCTTACTTTTAGACGATGACGTTGTGGTGCAAAAAGACTTGACAGGTTTGTGGAAGATTGATTTGGAAGGAAAGGTGAACGGTGCTGTTGAGATTTGTTTCGGTTCTTTCCACCGATATTCACAGTATGTGAATTTCTCTCACCCGTTAATCAAGGAGACCTTCAATCCAAAAGCTTGTGCTTGGACTTATGGTATGAATATATTTGATCTGGATGCTTGGAGACGTGAAAAATGCACAGAACATTACCATTACTGGCAGAACAAG AACGAAGATCAGTCGATATGGAAATCAGGGACATCAGGGACGCTTCCACCTGGTTTGATTACCTTTTACTCCACAACCAAGTCACTAGACAAATCATGGCATGTTCTTGGATTAGGATACAATCCTAGTATTAGCATGGACGAAATCAACAACGCTGCAGTAATTCATTACAACGGAAACATGAAACCTTGGCTCGATATAGCTCTGAATCAATACAAAAATCTCTGGACCAAATATGTGGACAGCGATATGGAGTTTGTCCAGATGTGCAATTTTGGATTATAG
- the LOC131647361 gene encoding protein GLUTAMINE DUMPER 5-like — translation MDAASGGGFKTVTSPVPYLFGGIAFMLAIATFALIVLACCSCHENTPSTTLANEEKSMKNVEMVVDLEPKIVVIMAGDSNPTYLAKPVSSTSHTEEMV, via the coding sequence ATGGATGCAGCTTCCGGTGGCGGTTTCAAAACCGTTACCTCTCCGGTTCCTTACCTCTTTGGTGGCATAGCTTTCATGCTTGCAATTGCAACATTTGCATTAATTGTTCTAGCTTGTTGTTCTTGTCATGAAAATACACCATCTACCACTTTAGCAAATGAAGAGAAATCTATGAAGAATGTGGAAATGGTGGTGGATTTAGAGCCTAAGATTGTTGTCATTATGGCTGGAGATAGTAACCCTACATACTTGGCTAAACCTGTTTCATCAACAAGCCATACTGAAGAAATGGTTTAG